Genomic window (Thermoplasmatales archaeon):
GCTGCTTCCTATTGTTAATTCAAAAGCCTTTACTTTGAGAATTTTCTCAATATCGTTCTTTGTTTTTTCTGGAAGGAAAGGTTGAACAAAAGCTATTGAATTATTAACCCTGCAGTAAATACCTAAATATGGATTTCCATTAAAATCAATCTTTTTCAGCATGGCTCTGGTTTTCCTCCTCTGCTTTCTTTACATCTTCCTCTTTTTTCTCTTCCTTCTCTTCCTCTTTTTCCTTACTTTCCTCCTCCTTTTTTATTTCTTTTTCCTTCTTTTCCTTTTTAATTTCCTCAATCTTAACTTCTGCCTCGGGCGTATAAGCCCATATAATATCATCAATTTTAACAACCTTCAGCCTTATTTTACTTGGAGGATTTTTTATTCCTCTTTCCCATACAAGTTCATTTACACTCTTGTCTATCTTGATATTATCACTTTTTGTGTGTCTTTTCAAAAATTCCTTTATTTCCCTTACCGCAATTTTAGCCCTCTTGCTTCTGGGAGAATTTTTTGTTTTAATTATTGGCACTGTATAAATTTTCTCTTCCATAAAATCACCTCTTTAAATTGTTTCTCCTCCAGTATCTCCTCTTCGGATGCTGTAAAAATCTTCTGCTCGTTCTTATTATTATCCATGCCGGCACGCGCCTATTGCTTTTTGTTTCCTTCATCAATCTCCTTTTTCTAGCCGCTGGCTTGTTTCTTGCCATTTTATAACCTCCTTATTCTTATCTCTTTTTTCTTTGGCATGAGATGGGATATCAAAACTTTTAAAACCTCGTCATTTATCCTATTTTTTATTTTACCCATCTGATATAATCTTATAATCTGATTTTCTATATATTCTGCCTCTTCCGGCTTTGCCATCCTTATTCTTTCCAATCTTGCTCTTGCCTCCGCATCAAGCAAAAATTTAAGTATATTCCTTTTTTGGGCTTCCCATATCTCTCTTTCAATTTGCCTTTTCTGCTCTTCTTCTGCCTCGCGCTGCATTTGCTCTATCATTCTTCTTTTTATTTCTTCTGTTTCATCCATTATAAATCACTCCTTATTTACTATATAAGTTTTCCTATTTCAGTCGCAAGTTCATGAGCGGTATTATCAACGAGTGATTGTCCTTTGGCGGTGATTTTTCTTCCTTTTCCTTTTATCTGCTCAACAAGCCCGATTTCTTCAAGCTGGTGAAGTGCTTTCCTTACTATTGAACCACTTCCCTTTACATGTTTATATGGAGCATTTCTCCTGTCCCTCCTCCCTCCATAGAAGCCCCTCAAGCGAGATGTTCCAATGGGCCCGCGCATATAAATTTTTCTAAGAATGGCAGCAACTCTCACATACCACCAGTCTGGATTTTCAGGCGGTCTTTCCTTATGCATTCCAGTCTTTACCCATTTAGCCCATTCAGGTGGCTGTATTTTGAAATCATTCTTTAGCTTTTCCGCTAACCTTTTTATTAACGGCTCCGCAGGCACATCATATGCTGTAGTCATTGAAAAAGCAATAAAGAAGGAATATAAAAATGTAACTTATTAGGCACACCACCAATTTAGAGTTGATGAAATGTTAAAACTTCGTGGGAGAATATTGAACTTCTGCAACAACACAACTCCCAGCTAGCGTCACACTATTTTTTATCCAATTCTTGCTTGATATCTCGCTCAACTTCCAGTGAGGTTTGAGATAGTTATGTAAGAAAGTATAGCCAAAGATTGTATCCCTCAGCCATGCTAACAGTCGAGCAATTCTCCTTGTTCTTTTAACCAAGTACTGTTTAGCTCCTCTGAGAGATGAGTTCAGGTTCTCTATGAGTGCTGGACTTATGGTTTTACCGCTGACACCAAACAATCCATAGGTGTAGAACCGTCCTGTCTTTTATACCCAAGTATTTGTTGATAAACTTTTCACAAAATTGATACCCATTTATAAGAACCAGCTTAACCCTTCCTCTAAACCGTTTCAATTTCTTGAACATTTGTTCAAGAGTTTCATCGTCTCTTTTACCTATAAAAAAATCTATGATGAACTTGTTTTTAGGATAATATGCTAGCCAACCATAGAACTTCTTTTCACTCTGCAATTTGATATGTGTTTCATCGACCTCTATAACTTCTGGTATATAATCTGATGGAATAAGGGCATAATCCTTGAACTTCTGAAACTGTAAGAAAAACTGTTTGAGTATCTCCTCATCGCTTAATCTTCCCCTGTAGAACAATGCTCCATACTTCTGGTTGAATATCTTTCTACAGTGTTGTATCTATACCTCTTTAACTTATTCCTTTGAAAACCATACTTTACCAACAATCTCCTTCTGCACCCCTTCCATCAAAAGAGAAATACATTGACCCTTTATAAATCAACTCCACTGATGGGTGCTCTTATTGTTAATTCTCCTTCAAAATTAGTGCATTTCTTAAGATTTTCTTTTTCAAATCTATGGAAAAAGATTTGGAATGGATGACTACAGCAAAAGAAATTAATATATGTTTTATTATCAAAAGTGATGGAAATGAATGAAGTTATGCTTAGGGTTGCTGAAGGATTAAGCCAGGATGTAGGGGCAGGAAGAGCAAGGCTTGATACTGAAACAAGAATGAAGCTTAATGTTGCCCCTGGAGATATAATTGAAATAGAGGGAGGAAGAAAAACTGGCGCAGTTGTATGGCGCGCCCGCCCTGTTGATGAGGGAAAGGGAATAATAAGGATTGATAATCTTACGAGGAAAAATGCAAGGGTCGGGATAGGAGATAAGGTAATAGTGAGGAAGGGTGAAGTTAAGGTTGCGAGCCAGGTTGTTATCGCCCCAGCAATTTCTCAAAGTCAGAGGATACAATTTGGGCATGGAATAGAAAGTATAGTTAAGAGAGGACTTTATAAGCGCCCCCTTACTGCTGGAGACACAATAATTGTCCCTGGAATTGCTCTATTTGGAAATTCTCTACCATTTGGTGTTGTTAAAACAGAGCCAAAAGGATTGGTTGTGATAGGTGATGAAACAAGTGTAGTAGTTAAAGAAGAGCCAATAAAGGAAGAATTACTCAAATTGCCGCAGATAAGCTATGAAGACATCGGTGGGCTTGATGAAGAAATAATGAAAATAAGAGAAATGATAGAATTGCCATTGAAGCATCCAGAACTTTTTGAAAGGCTTGGAATAGACCCTCCAAAAGGAGTATTGCTTTATGGGCCACCAGGCACTGGCAAGACATTGATTGCGAAGGCAGTTGCCAACGAATCTGGAGCAAGTTTCTTTACCATAAATGGTCCAGAAATAATGAGCAAATTTTATGGGCAAAGCGAAGAAAATTTGAGGAGAACATTTGAGGAGGCTGAGAAAAATGCTCCTTCTATAATTTTTATTGATGAAATAGATGCAATCGCTCCTAAAAGAGAGGAAGTGCATGGTGAGGTGGAGAGAAGAGTTGTTTCTCAATTGCTTACACTTATGGACGGGCTAAAGGGAAGAGGAAAGGTAATAGTTATAGGTGCAACAAACAGACCAGATTCTCTTGACCCTGCTTTAAGGCGTCCTGGAAGATTTGATAGAGAAATAGAGATAGGCGTGCCAGACAGGGATGGAAGGAAGGAAATCCTTCAGATTCATACCCGTGGTATGCCTCTTGCTGAAGATGTAAATCTTGACGCTCTTGCAGATGTAACCCACGGGTTTGTTGGCGCTGATTTGGCAGCACTTGCGAGGGAGGCGGCGATGAATGCGCTGCGGAGATATTTGCCAGAGATAGAACTTGACAAGCCAATTCCTACTGAAATTCTTGAAAGAATGGTTGTTACAATGAATGATTTCAAAGAAGCACTTAAAATGATTGAACCATCTGCTTTAAGAGAAGTTCTTATTGAAATTCCAAATGTTAGGTGGGATGATATTGGCGGGCTTGAAGATGTGAAGCAAAGGCTCAGAGAGGCTGTTGAATGGCCACTTAAAAATCCAGAAGCATTTAAAAAATTGGGAATTAGGCCACCAAAAGGAATTTTGCTTTATGGGCCACCAGGCACTGGCAAGACATTGCTTGCAAAGGCTGTTGCAACAGAGAGTGAGGCAAACTTTTTATCAGTTAAAGGGCCAGAGATTTATAGCAAATGGGTTGGAGAAAGCGAGAAAGCAATAAGAGAATTATTTAAAAAAGCAAAGCAGACCGCTCCATCAATAATATTCTTTGACGAAATAGACGCAATTGCCCCAAGGAGAGGGAGTTATGAAGGCACAAGAGTTACTGAAACTGTTGTAAACCAACTCTTAACTTCAATGGATGGGCTTGAACAGATGAGTGATGTTGTTATAATCGGTGCAACAAATAGACCCGATATCCTTGATCCTTCTCTTTTACGCCCTGGCAGATTTGATGAACTTGTTCTTGTTGGAATACCTGACAAAGAGGCGAGGAAAAACATATTCAAGATACATACTGCAAATATGCCACTCGCAAAGGATGTTAATATAGATGAACTCGCTGAAATTACTGACGGATATGTTGGAGCTGATATTGAAGCAATATGTAGGGAAGCAGGAATGATAGCATTGAGGGAGAATGCAAATGAAGTTACAAAAGAGTATTTCATGAGAGCTATAAAGGAGGCTCATCCATCTGTTGATGAGGAAATGATGGAATATTACAAAGAAATGGAGAAAAAATTGGGAAAGGGAGTTGCAAAGAAAGAACTCAAAAAGGGAGTGGAAGTAATGTAGTAGCGGGGCGTGGATTTGAACCACGGATCTTCGGGTTATGAGCCCGACGGGTTTTCCTGACTACCCCACCCCGCTATAGGATTATAAATATATAATAATTTAAGCTTTGTGGTCAAAATGATAGAGATAGATGGAAGTTATGGCGAGGGCGGCGGGCAGATTTTAAGGATGAGCATAGCATTTTCCTCCATAACAAATAAGCCAGTAAAAATTTTTAATATAAGAGCAAATCGTCCAAATCCAGGACTAAGAAACCAGCATATAACCGCAATTGAAACTGTTGCAAAAATATGCAATGCAGAAGTTAAGGGTTTAAAAATTGGTTCAAGAGAAATAGAATTTTATCCAGGAGAAATTTGTGGAGGGCAGTATGAATTTGATGTTGGGACTGCTGGAAGTGTTACACTTGTATTGCAGGCATGTATAATTCCATCAATCTTTGCTGAAAAAGAGACAAAATTAATTCTGAAAGGAGGTACTGATGTAAGATGGTCCCCTCCATGGGATTATTTCAGAAATGTTTTTCTTGAAAATCTTAAAAAAATGGGAATAGAAATTGAGGGAAAATTGCATAAGAGAGGATATTACCCAGCCGGTGGGGGAAAAATAGAAATTTCAATAAACCCCTGCAGGGAAATAAAGCCATTATATTTTGAT
Coding sequences:
- a CDS encoding 50S ribosomal protein L31e yields the protein MEEKIYTVPIIKTKNSPRSKRAKIAVREIKEFLKRHTKSDNIKIDKSVNELVWERGIKNPPSKIRLKVVKIDDIIWAYTPEAEVKIEEIKKEKKEKEIKKEEESKEKEEEKEEKKEEDVKKAEEENQSHAEKD
- a CDS encoding 50S ribosomal protein L39e, which translates into the protein MARNKPAARKRRLMKETKSNRRVPAWIIIRTSRRFLQHPKRRYWRRNNLKR
- a CDS encoding 30S ribosomal protein S19e; this translates as MTTAYDVPAEPLIKRLAEKLKNDFKIQPPEWAKWVKTGMHKERPPENPDWWYVRVAAILRKIYMRGPIGTSRLRGFYGGRRDRRNAPYKHVKGSGSIVRKALHQLEEIGLVEQIKGKGRKITAKGQSLVDNTAHELATEIGKLI
- a CDS encoding CDC48 family AAA ATPase, with the protein product MEMNEVMLRVAEGLSQDVGAGRARLDTETRMKLNVAPGDIIEIEGGRKTGAVVWRARPVDEGKGIIRIDNLTRKNARVGIGDKVIVRKGEVKVASQVVIAPAISQSQRIQFGHGIESIVKRGLYKRPLTAGDTIIVPGIALFGNSLPFGVVKTEPKGLVVIGDETSVVVKEEPIKEELLKLPQISYEDIGGLDEEIMKIREMIELPLKHPELFERLGIDPPKGVLLYGPPGTGKTLIAKAVANESGASFFTINGPEIMSKFYGQSEENLRRTFEEAEKNAPSIIFIDEIDAIAPKREEVHGEVERRVVSQLLTLMDGLKGRGKVIVIGATNRPDSLDPALRRPGRFDREIEIGVPDRDGRKEILQIHTRGMPLAEDVNLDALADVTHGFVGADLAALAREAAMNALRRYLPEIELDKPIPTEILERMVVTMNDFKEALKMIEPSALREVLIEIPNVRWDDIGGLEDVKQRLREAVEWPLKNPEAFKKLGIRPPKGILLYGPPGTGKTLLAKAVATESEANFLSVKGPEIYSKWVGESEKAIRELFKKAKQTAPSIIFFDEIDAIAPRRGSYEGTRVTETVVNQLLTSMDGLEQMSDVVIIGATNRPDILDPSLLRPGRFDELVLVGIPDKEARKNIFKIHTANMPLAKDVNIDELAEITDGYVGADIEAICREAGMIALRENANEVTKEYFMRAIKEAHPSVDEEMMEYYKEMEKKLGKGVAKKELKKGVEVM
- a CDS encoding RNA 3'-terminal phosphate cyclase gives rise to the protein MIEIDGSYGEGGGQILRMSIAFSSITNKPVKIFNIRANRPNPGLRNQHITAIETVAKICNAEVKGLKIGSREIEFYPGEICGGQYEFDVGTAGSVTLVLQACIIPSIFAEKETKLILKGGTDVRWSPPWDYFRNVFLENLKKMGIEIEGKLHKRGYYPAGGGKIEISINPCREIKPLYFDEKFEEIEGIVHISNLPLQIAERIKKSAEENISGKYPSNIRIEENEAISPGVGIVLWSKPKIIGSDCLGEKGKPAEEIGKFVAKKILEEIDAGVDLDEKAVDQLLPFMAISGSKIKFKCSDLSMHASTEIFLLKKFIDIDAKIEKNKIVEVEVEGEKLI